The stretch of DNA atatagCGATTGTAAAACCCGGCATGTCCCAAGAAACTTCTGATCGCTTTCACATTCTTCGGCGGTGGGAGATTTTCAATTGCCACGACTTTGGCTCTGTCCACTTCCATTCCTTTGGCGGAAATCTTGTtcccaagcacaataccttCTTGAACCATGAAGTGACATTTCTCCCAATTCAAAACCAGATTCTTTGcctgacatctctgcaaaacaagggtaagattctgcaaacaatgatcaaatgatGAACCAAAGACAGATATATCATCCATGAAAACTTCCGTGATTTCCTCCACCATGTcagaaaatatggccatcatacacctTTGAAAcgtagcaggtgcattgcaaagtccaaatggcattctcCTGAAAGCAAATGTACTGTAGGGGCAAGTGAAGGtagtcttctcttgatcctccgATGCTATGACAATTTGAttgtaacctgaataaccatctagaaagcaataataatgataaccaCCTACCCTATCAAGCATCTGGTCAATAAAAGGGAGGGGGAAGTGATCTTTCCTAgttgcatcattcaatttcctgtAATCTATGCACACTCGCCAATCTGTCACTGGGCGAGTTGAAATCAATTCATTCCTCACCACAGTCATACCCCCCCttcttaggcactacttgcagTGGTGAAACCCAAGAACTATCAGATATAACATAAATAACACCagcatttaaaaattttaataactcAGCTCTCACCACttctttcatggctggattaAGCCTCCTCTGATGATCAACATATGGGGAATAGGATTCATGCATCAAGATTTTGTGCATACAAACAGTAGGGCTAATCCCCTTTATATCAGAAATTGTCCATCCCAAAGCAGATTTAAACTCTCACAATACTCTCAACAACCTATCTTTCTCATCAATAGTAAGAGTAGAAGATATAATTACCTTATATAACGAACTCTCATCTAAGAATGCATAGCACAAGTGACTCGGTAATTCCTTCAATTCAGGAGATGCTTTTGGTACCTCTTTACTCGCATCTTCAAGTAACTCTTCGTGCTGGGCATCAACCTTTTCTTTAGGCAGCATATTGAGAGCAAGTAACTCCTCTCGCACATCCTAGTCCTCTTCATCCACGGTAGAAGCTAATTCCAATAAGCATCTCTCCAAGGAGTCTTTCGTCATCCTACCTGCACTAACATGAGATACACATGAAACAATGATATCAATACTattacaagtacttacctcatttgATCCTCTGATGGTGTTGTAGATGTTGAACACAACTTCTTCTCCACCTACTCTCAGTGTGAGCTCGTCCTTGTGCACATCAATCTAGGCTTTTCCGGTGGCCAAGAACGGCCTTCCAAAAATAAGCGGAGTCTCCTGGTCTTCCTCCATATCTAAAATGACAAAATCAGCATGAAATATGAATTTGTCTATCTTTACCATCACATCCTCTACTATCCCTCGTGGGTATGTAAGTGATCTGTCCGCCAGCTGCAAAGTAATAGTGCTAGGCTTCACCTCGCCAAGCTCCAAGGTCCTGTAAATAGAAAAAGGCATTAAATTAATACTATCACCTAAATCAAATAAAGCCATATTTACTCTAGAACCACCAATAacacaaggaatagtaaaactccctggatctttgagTTTTTGTGGTAGCTTCCTTTGGAGTATGGCACTGCACTCTTCGGTTAGCTTCACGGTCTCAAATTCTTGAAGCTTCCTCTTCTTGGACATCACATCCTTGATGAACTTAGCGTAATTGGACGTGTGCTCCAATGCATCGGCAAATGAGATGTTAATGTGTATTTTCTTCAAGATTTCCAGGAACTTCGCAAACTGATCATCTAACCCTTTCTTTTTGAACCTCTGTGGATATGGAAGATTCACCTTCGGTAAAGGCTGCTGTTCAAGCACTTTTTGggttcttctaatttttctttttcaccacTTACACCCTTTCCATTATCTTCCTCGACAAGAATATCTACATTCTCTTCAGTAGGCTCTGGGATTCCAATTTCCTTGTCACTCCTCAGTGTgacagctttgcattgctcccTAGGATTCACCTCCATATTGCTTGGGAACCTGTCCTCTAGTCTGATCTCTCAAAGCATTGGCTAGATGCCCAATCTgtgttttcaaaaatttcatagTGGCACCCATATTCCCCATGTGTGTCTCCATGCTATCGAGACAAGACTCAGTTCTAGTCATTCTTTTTCCAGACTCAGCCACAAACGTCCCGACTAGATCCTCAAAAGACGGCTTTCCTTCACCCTTCTCTGttttgaaccccggtggaggatttaACACGTTCTTGTTGTTCGCATAAGAGAAATTCTCGTGATTCCTCAAacctggatgataagtattatagggagggttacctcgatatcttCCATAGCCACGATTGTTTTTGATGTACTGAGCTTCCTCCACAACAGGCTCTTCTTCGGTAGTTATT from Primulina tabacum isolate GXHZ01 chromosome 3, ASM2559414v2, whole genome shotgun sequence encodes:
- the LOC142538578 gene encoding uncharacterized protein LOC142538578, whose amino-acid sequence is MAENRDNHNEPLREVPIREHFRSVINAHYSGIARGTIAANYFELKPALINIVQQNQFGEAATADPHLHLRNFLEITDTVNINDVSDEVIRLRLFPVFSQGSSKKLAPISTSGEQNEFEVLYEDWERYKELLRKCPNHGYAEWVQIQLFYNGLDGPTRGNVDAAVGGTIFSKTPDEAYELLEQMTINSYHWPSFGVDHTDCSDDKAGQSTSDVALITTEEEPVVEEAQYIKNNRGYGRYRGNPPYNTYHPGLRNHENFSYANNKNVLNPPPGFKTEKGEGKPSFEDLVGTFVAESGKRMTRTESCLDSMETHMGNMGATMKFLKTQIGHLANALRDQTRGQVPKQYGEPTEENVDILVEEDNGKGRFKKKGLDDQFAKFLEILKKIHINISFADALEHTSNYAKFIKDVMSKKRKLQEFETVKLTEECSAILQRKLPQKLKDPGSFTIPCVIGGSRVNMALFDLGDSINLMPFSIYRTLELGEVKPSTITLQLADRSLTYPRGIVEDVMVKIDKFIFHADFVILDMEEDQETPLIFGRPFLATGKA